The sequence CGTACGAGCCGTTGCCGTTGCTGCTGCTGTGTGCGAGCGCGTGCTTCAGGCCGGTGTAGTTGGCGTACTTCACGACCGGGTCCGTGCCCTTCGCGCTTCGCTTGGTCTGCAGGTGGAAGCGTGCCTTGTTGAAACGGTTCTTCGGGGCCGAGTAGGGGCCGTCCCAGTTGACCTTGGCCGTGGTGTAGATGTAGCCGCCGCTCCGCTTGGCGCACAGCTTCACGTCGAAGTCCCAGTTGTCGCTGTCCGGGTTGAACGACGGGTCGTCGACGGTGTAGCTGCTGGTGGTGCAGTGGTAGCTGGCGGCGGAGGCCGGTGTGGCGGTGACCAGGGCGGTGGTGCCGGCGAGGGCGGCGAGGATGGCGGCGGTGGAGGTGGAACGCTTAAGGGCGCGCATTTGGTGCCTTTCGGTGATGGGTTACTGGCTGCTGGGGGCGGTGTGGCCGTGCAGCGGGGTGTTGAGGTCGCTCGGAGTGGTCTTGCGGCGGACGCTGTGCCCGGTGGCCAGATGGCGCTGGCAGATCGTGAGGACTGGCGGTCCCTCCGGTAGCCGTTCCGGGCGGCACTCGGTGGAGGTGGTGGACGCCGCCGGCAGGAGGTGGAAGGCGGAGTGGATCTCGGCAATGGCCTGCCACAACCGGGTGTGTGCGACGGAGAGGTGCCGGCTCGCGCCGGGAAGCGGAGGGCGCGTTGTGTCGGCGAGTTGGTCGAGTAGCCGGTGCAGGGCGGCCAGGTGGGCATGGAGCACGTCGAGGTGAGCGCGGTCTGCCGGCTCCGGCGATGCTGTCTGGGCAAGTGCGCGGGTGTGGTGGCGGATGCCGGCGGTGGCGGCGCGGAGGTAGGGGTGCGCGTCGTCGGCGTGGGGAGGCGAGTTCAAAGGTGCGGGGGTCCTTGCTGCCGCCGTATCAGTGGAGAGGGCGGGGGGTCAGAGAGTGGTGCGAGCCAGCGGCAGTGCGGAGACGGCGAAGGCGTCGGGCTGCTGGTAGTTGAGGCGTCGCAGGTCGACACCGGCGGTGACGGCGGCGGTCTCGATCTGCGCGCAGGCAGCGTCCAGGAGGTCGTCGCTCTGGGCGGTGACGGTGACCAGTCCGGTCAGGGCGACATCGGCGTGTCCGGCGATGAGCTGCCGCTCGCGCTGCTTGACGTCGGCGTATTCGACGCTGTCCTCTTCGCTGTCGACCTGGCCGCGCCGGGCGCGTTCGCTGGCGTCGGCCATGATCGCCGACTTGCGGCGCTGGACGTCGCGCAGAGCCGACTCGATTCCCTGGGGCACATACACCAGGGACAGGCTGCGGCGGACCCCGGCGGTGAACATCAGGCCGTGGAGGAATCCGGCGCCGACTTGGATGCGCGGCCAGTTCTCCACCCAGTAGGTCGCGTGGCGGGCGGAATCGGTGGCCAGTCGGTCCCAGTCCTCGACCTGGACGACGGGTCCGGCGGCGGCGGGGTCGGCTTCTGCGCGGCCGGTCTCGGACCACTGTTGCAGGGCCGACAGGGCTTTGGGGTCGTAGGCGGTGCGGATGACGGCGGCGACTTCCCGTGCGCTGAGCCAGCCGGTGACCGTTAGCCCGGCGTTCCGGGCGGCCTGGGCGACGCTGGCCGTGGTCTGCTGCATGACGGTGAAGGCGCCGGGCAGCCCGCCACCGGCCTGCGATATCAGGCGTTTGGCGGCTTTGAGGTCCAGGGAGATCGCGAGGTACGTCTCGTGCGGTGCTGCCGCGGGTCCGGCGGCGGCGACCAGTTCGGAGTAGACCTGCCCGGCGACCGGGGTGTCGGGGCGGCCGTGTTGGGTCCAGTGCCGGGCGAGGGTGTCGCCGCTGTCGGGGACGGTGCGCTCCAGGACCTGCACGGTGGCGACGTGTCCGGTGCGGGCGATGCCCGCCAGCGTTCTGCCCCAGCCGTTGACGTTGTGGTTCTGCGTCGCGGGGTCGAGCAGGGCGAATGCGCGGCTGCTGACTCGGGCGATGGCGGTGAGGGTCTGCTGGTGTGGGTCGTGGATGGCGGCGGAGCCGGTGGCGGAGTCGCCAGGGGTGACGACCTTGAGGGAGGCGGAGGTGCCTGGCAGGTGGAGGATGCCGTCCTGCCGGGGTCGGGTGATGGGACGGGCGAGCCAGAGGGTCTGCCCGGTGTGGCGGCGGTTTGCGTAGCGGCCCACGATGGGGGCCCAGTCGATGAGGGAGCGGCCGTACCGGCGGATCGTGACCAGGGCGGCGACGGCCGCCCACAGCGGTGCGAGGGCGATGGCGCCGAGCAGTCCGGTGGTCACGACCGTCACCAGAAGTAGCGCCAACGCACATGAGACCAGAAGGAGTTGGGGAAGGGCGAGGCCGAGGAGGATGCCGCGGCGGGACCGGTGCGGAAACTTCACCGAGACCGGGGCGACGGAGAGATCAGACAAGGAGCGGTGGTCCTGGGCGCGGGGCTGGGGGCGGGAGACGGAGACCTCCCGCCCCCAGGGATCGGGTAGGGGTTAGGGGCCGGTCGGGGGCGGTGGGGAGGCGCTGACGGGCTGTGCGCCGGAGGGCGGTGCCCCCTGTGGCGGCGGGGTTGTGGTGGGTGGCGTGGGCTGCCATCCACCGGCCTGGCCGGCTGCGGCGCCCTGTCCGGAGCCGTCTGCTGCTGAATTTCCGCCTACGTGACCGCTGGTGTCATCGGCGGCATTGGTCGGCGGAGGTTGGACGGCTTTCTCCAGACCCGACTTGGCGGCGTCACCGCCTGGCGAGCCCCCCGAGTCTCCGCCGGAGGACGTGGTGGCGATGTCGCCGGGGAATTCTCCGGAGCCTGCGTCGGGGCCTTGGGGAGCTGCGCCTGCCCCAGCGGCTGCGCCGCCGGTTCCGGCAGTGGCGGCCATGGAAGCACCCTTGCGTCCGGCACGCTCGGCGTGCTGCCGGGCCATCTGCGCACCGGCGCCACCGGCGCGGTGGATCGACTCCCCATCCGTGCCCTCGGCCGCCCAGTGCACGAATTTGAACACCGCATAGGGGCAGAGCAGGACCAAGACCATGATCACGATGCCGGAGAGGACGTCGGCGAGCGCACCGAGCCCACCCTTGGGAGAGGTGTTGCCCATCGCGGCGACGCCGAGCACGAAGATGATCGTCATCAGCAGCTTGGAGACCACGAGGGTGGCGGTGGCTTCGATCCAGCCCTTACGCCAGCGGCGGGCGGCTTCCCAGCCGCCACCGGCGCCGGCGAACACGGCGAGGGTGACCATGACGAGGATGCCGACCTTGCGGACCATCATCACGCACCAGTACAGGACGGCGCCGAGGGCGACTCCGAGGCTGGCCACGGTGGCGACCATCCAGCCCAAGCTGGATAGCGCGCCGATCTCCGAGACCTTCACGGTGCGTCGCACGGCCGTCTCGATGGACTGGTGCGAGGCTTTGAAGAGCCCGTCGGACAGGGCGTCGACCACTTCGATGGCGATGGTGGTGGCGGCGACGGCGCCGAAGGTGAACAGCACGCCACTCATCGTGCCGGTGAATGCCTGGGCGAGGGCTTGTCCGTCGCGTCGGACGGCGGCACGGATGAGCTGCGCGCAGAACGTCCCGACCAGGATGATCAGGCCGATCGGCAGCAACATCTCGTAGTTGTCGCGGAACCATCCGGCGCTCAGATCGACATTGGTGGTGGAGTTGACGGCTTTCGCGGCGAGGTCGGCTGCTGCGGCGGCGAGTTCGCCGGCGCTCTTGGCGATCCAGTTGCCGATCGCCTTGCCGGGGTTGGAGGCGAAGTCGATCGCGTCGCCGGCTGCGTCGGTGGCCGAGCAGACCTTGTCCGCCAGGGGCAAGTCACAAAAGCCCATGGGAGCGTGTCCCTCCTTTCGGGATCAGGCGGTCAGGGCGCGACGCGGGGGGCGATGGCGGCCAGCGAGCAGTCGTGGTGGGGCCGGCACTGCACGGCGAGCGTGATGGCGCGATCCTCGGCACCGCCGCCATGCTTCTTCCAGGCGATCTTCTGCTTGCCGTTGACGGTGACGACGTAGACGTACGCCTGGGTGATCGCTGACGGGTCGTCCGCCAGGGCCTGCTTGAACGTGCTCGGGAAGTGGCCCTCGGCGGCCGTGCCGGTGGCGTGCTGGTCCTGGTCGGCCATACGCGACCACAGCACCGGATCGGGGACCTGGCCGGAGACGGAGGTCCAGTCGGCGTACTTCGCCTCCCCGGTCATCCACGCCTGCATGCCGTCGAGTTGCTGGCTACGGCTGGTATTCCGGGTGTCGTAGGACCACAGCATCTTCGCGGCGGCCTTGGCGTAGGCGACCGGCTCAGCGGTCCGCGGCGGCTTCGGCACCGACCCGGTCTTCGCCGGTCGGTCTGACGCGGGCGCGGGTGGAGACGAACTGCTCGTCGGTGTGGGGTGGTCAGGGTGCTGTTCGCCGCGGCCGGTGAGGAAGGCGGCGCCAGCGGCGATGACCAGCAGTACGGCCAGGGCGAGGGCGACGATCGCGATGCGTCGGTTACCTGGCCAGCCGAAGCCGTACGCGGATCGGGGAGAGGGGGGCTTGGGCATCAGTGGATCTGCGACCCCAGCGAGCTGAAGAAGGCCACAATTCCGTTCGCGGCTCCAAGACCGAGGGCGGCACCGGCGGAGACGGTGGCGCCTTTCTTGCCGTTCGCCTCGGCCTGGTGGCCGCCCGAGTGATGGCCCCAGGCCCACACGCCGAGCGAGACGGCGAGGGCGCCGACTACGGCGATGATGCCGAAGAGGTTGATGCTGTTGACGACGGACTTCAGGACGGAGAGGCCGGGCAGGCCACCGCCCTGCGGTGTGATGCCAGGGTTGTAGGCGAGGTAGACGACCCCGCGGTCTACGAGTGACGAGGTGATGGCAAAGCTCCTTGCATGCGCAGGCCCGGTGAGACCCGGCCCGGCGGGAAGGGGAGAAGAAAGAAGAGGGAGGGGCGCCGCGCTCCGGGGGCGGAGGAGAGGCGATGGGCCGGGCGGGCGGCGTCAGAGGACGCGGCGGGCGGCGAGAATCGTCCAGTCCGTGATCGGCGTGATCCGGACCGGCTTGGTGGTCCTGGGAGCCTCGATGACGAGGCCGTCGCCCATGAACATGCCGACGTGCTCGGGCCGGGAGGCAGTGCCGCGGCTGAAGACCAGGTCGCCTGGGCGAAGGTGCGTGGCGGAGACGGCTTTGCCCTCGTGGACCTGCGTGTACGTGGTGCGGGTGAGCTTGACGCCGGTGTGCGCGTACGCCTGCTGCATCAGCGAGCTGCAGTCGCAGCGGCGCATCGGGTCAGGTCCGTGCGCGGCGGTGCAGGTGCCGCCCCACTGGTAGAGCGTGCCGAGCTGGTGCATCGCCCACTCGATCGCCCTGCGGGCCTTCGGATCGGCGTCCTTGGGGATCTTGTAGCCCTTCGGGACGGTGCCCTCGGGGATGGGGCCCCAGCTGGAGCCGTCCTTGCCCGGGACACACGCTGAGGAGGCGCCCGATGACGCGCCCTTGGGGTCTTTGCCCTGGGCGGAGTGGGGGAGGGACGCGGTGATGGCCTTATCCAGCGCGGTGGCCAGGCTTTCCCACTTGGCGTACGCGTCGGGGAAGCCGGACTTCTGGACGGCTTGGGCGGCCTGGGCGACGGTCAGCTGCTGCCAGCCGTGAACCTTCTCCAGCGCCTTGTAGAACTTCGTCGTGGCGTAGACGGGGTCGTGGAGCTGCTGGGCGGTGCCCCAGCCCTGGCTGGGCCGCTGCTGGAACAGCCCGACCGAGTCGCGGTCGCCGCTGTCCAGGTTGCGCAGGCGTGATTCCTGCATCGCGGTGGCCAGGGCGACGACTTGGCCGCGGGCCGGCACGTTGAGGCTGATACCGGTGGTGACGATGGTCTGGGCGTTGGGGATCTGCGTCGCGGGCAGCGTGAGGTCCTTGATGTGGACGTGCTTGCTGTCCGCGCCGTCGAGGATCTTGGTGATCTTCTTCGTGACCGCACCGGTGTCACCCGCGGGGAGGCAATCACCGAACCGGCCGCTGTTCTGAGCGGCTTGGCTGGCAGTAGCCATCATCGTGGCCGTGCCGAAGAGGAGAGCGGGGGAGAGGACGACGACGCCGAGGCCGGCGGCGAGCGCCTTCAACCCGTGCGGCTCGCTCGCAGATCACCGTTTTCGAGCAGGGGTGGGTAGCGAGAGGTCATGAGTGTCCTTTGGTGCAGTTCCGGCGTGCCGCGTGCGCTTGGGGTGGTGGATGGGGTGCGGCGGCCGGGGTGGGCGGTCGAGGCGTTGGTCGGCTTTGGCGAGTTGCCGCTCGCCGCGCCGGCCAGGAGGTGAGCTAGGGGTGCCGGGGCAGGGGGAACCTCCGTCAAGCAGGGTGGGGGATCAGCCAGCGGCGGTGTGCGCCGGGCAGTTCAAAAACAGTAGGCCCAGATTGGCAGTTGACCAAAAAGTTGACGCGAGGGGTCGGAATCCGACCCCCCTGTGCGTCACTTCTTGGTCGTCGGCGAATTCGCCTCTACAGTTTTGGGACTCCCCTCGCCTCCCGCTTGTAGCCCTGGGCTTCTGTATGCCCAATTTCGGCTCGCGGGGACTTGCACGTGCGACGGGGAGACATTCCACCTCAAGCTCCCACACGAATCGGGGTTCTCTTTGCCCTTTTCCCTTCACCAGGGCGACGCTCTGAGCGTCCTCGCCGAACTCCCGGACGACTGCGTCGATTCCGTCATCACCGACCCGCCGTACAACTCCGGCGGGCGCACGGCGAAGGAACGCACCACCCGCAGCGCGAAGCAGAAATACACCTCCGCCGACGCCGGCCACGGCCTCGCCGACTTCACCGGCGAGAACATGGACCAGCGCAGTTACGGCTTCTGGCTGACGCAGATCATGACCGAGGCGCACCGGCTGACCAAGACGGGTGGCACCGCCCTGCTGTTCACCGACTGGCGCCAGCTCCCCGTCACAACAGATGCGATCCAGGCGGCCGGGTGGCTGTGGCGGGGTGTGCTGGCCTGGCACAAGCCGCAGGCCAGGCCCCAGAAGGGCCGCTTCACCCAGAACTGCGAGTTCATCGTCTGGGCTAGCAACGGTGCCATCGACGCTTCCCGTAACCCGGTCTACCTGCCGGGGCTGTACTCAGCCTCGCAGCCGTCGGGCAAACAGCGCCAGCACATCACGCAAAAGCCCGTCGAGGTGATGCGCGAGCTGGTCAAGATCAGCCCCGAGGGCGGCACAGTGCTCGACTTCTGCGCCGGCTCCGGCTCCACGGGGGTGGCGGCCCTGCTGGAAGGCCGCGACTTCATCGGCGTAGAGAAGACGCAGCACTACGCCTCGATCGCGGCCGACCGTTTGACGGAGACAATCCGCACAACCCTCACCCAGGACGACGTGACGCTCACTGCCTGACGCCACAACGGCACGACCTGCGGCGGAGTTTTACACCCTTCGCGGACCTGGCGGCACCCCATAGCCCTGCCGACAGTCCGAGGGCGGAATTGCTCACCACACTTCCCGCTTCCCCATTTCCATGGCTCGTAGGAGGCCATTCCTTTCATGCCTGAATCCGTAGAACCCCCTGTCGACGGGGAGTTGGAACCGGTCCGCATTCCAGATGCCCAATTGGAGGGGATAGAGGCCAGCGTCCGGCGGCTGATGGAGCAGTCGGCCCAGCAGGCCCAACAGCTCGACCACCTTGCCTCCACCCCGGCCGCCGGGGGCACCTCTCCGTTCGCGGCGTTCGGCCTGCCGGCGCCCGGCGGACCGGCCCCGGCAGCGCCGCCGGAGCCACGTCCCATCCTGGAGCTGGAGGGCGAGGCGTACGAGGACGAACTCGACGGCCTCTCGGACTGGGTGGACGACTTCCTCCTGCCCGCCTACGGGACGGAGGTCACCACGGCGACCCCCTGGTGCCTGCAGTGGCAGGAGCACACCGACGTCGTCGCTTGGCTTCATGCCCTGTGGCTCGCCTACCAGCAGCACAAGGACCCAGAAGCGGGCCCGTCCGGGATGCTCGTATGGCACCGGGACTTCCTGACCCACACCATCGCCGCGATCCGCTCGCCAGGCGGTCCACTGTCGGCATGCATGACCTCCCCGGACCGACCCGCGCACCGGGTGCTTCCCGGACCTCCGCCATCGGCGCGAGCCGAGAAGGCGACAGAGACCGAGCCGGAGCCATCCGCGTCCGGTGAGCACGAGCTGACGTCATGACCCGGGGGCAGCATCAGCCGGCCTTCGGCCTGAGCTTCGATCCTCGTGCCCTCACTGACCTCCTCCAAGCCCCCACCGACATCCGCGACCTCACCCTCGCGTACCTGCAAGAAGTGGTGAACGCGGAGCGATTCGGGCTCCGGCTCACGGGTGACTTGGAGGGCTACCGCAAACTTTTTATCGACTCCCGGAAGGACTGGCGCGTCGTCTACGGCCTCCGCCCGGCGCCCGAGACATCCACCTACCGACAGGAGATCCACGTCGTCGCTGTCCGGCCACGGGCCGGCAACGACGTCTACGACACCGTCGGACGCCGCCTGGGGATGACCAGCCGGCCGCTGAGCGCGCGCACCCACGCGGCCCGCTCCAGCTCCCCACAGCTCACGACCCGCAGCCCGGCGCCCATGCCTTCCGCGGTACCGGGCCTGCCCCACCTCCCACAGGCACCCTCGCACCATCACGCCCGTTGAATACACGGAGCCTTGCCTATGCCTCCTGATCCCGCGCCGGTACCCGCCCGGCGCGCGGTCTCCCAGCTCGACCACCGCATCGAGTCCAGCACCGGCCACGACGTCGATGCCCTGCGAGCCCGCCGCGACCGCGGCGTTCTCGACGAGCCGCACGCCCGCCTGGTCGACCGGCACCGCGAACTGGCCCAGGCCGAGACCGCCGTGGCCTTCTACCGCACCCACCTCCACCGCTTGACCAGCGGCGAGTTCCCGATCGATGGAGCCCTGTTCGAGCGCATCAAGAGAGCCGTGGAACAGCTGGAGAACGCCGCCAACGAACGCGACGCCGCCGCTCCGCAGGTGATCGCTGCGCTTGAGCCGATCGAGTCCGCCGCCCGCACAGCGCCAGCGGCCAGGAGCGAACCGATCCCAGCCGCCGACCAGGCAGCGCTGCTGGCCATCATCGGCGGCGCCAAGCTCTACCAGCACCTCCACACCGGACGGATCTCGGCAACTACTGCCGCCGGCATCCGCATCCCCTATCCCGAGCTGAAGCGGCTCGAATCGGCCGGGCTCATCTCACGGGACACCAGCCACCCCCTCCACGCCGGCCAGCCGCTCGCCCTGACCGAAGCAGGGCGCACCGCGCTGGTCTCCGCCCGCCGCATGCCGGTGACCGAGGCGGCCACGAGGGTCACCCGGCCAGGAGCGTGGCCCACCACCTCAGCTCATCGGCGCTGACCGCGCCGATTCCCCATCGAAAGGCTCCATGTCAGCTACCGAATCAAACCCGCCTGACGACCGAAGTCGGCACGCGCCTGAGCTGGATGCCCGGCTTGACGGCTTCGGGGCCGACGAGAAGACCACCCAGGACTATTACGGTCAGATCGTCCTGATCGAGGACCACCTCATCCCGCTCGGCGAGCACCACACTGCCGATGGCGTCCACAGCTTCTACGTCCTGCACGACTCCTCGGCCACCTGGGACGTACCAGGCCACCCCCAGTACGTCGCTCTTCACCTTCAACGCGACCTTGAGTCAAAGACGTTCCGCTTCGAGCGAGCTCTGCTGCCACTGCCCGCGATGGCGCAGTCGTGGCTGATCCACCGTGGCTGCCCGCCGCAGTCCATCGGGCTCAACCCGGAGCTGGGCCCGAAGCCCGCGGACGAGGCGACGCGGGCCCTGGAGCGACGGCTCATGACCGACGGAGACCACTTCGCACTCGGGTACTCCTACACCTGCGACGACCCGGGCGACCCGGTCATCGTGGTGGCGCTGCGTGCCCTGGACGAGCAGGCCCCGTCCGAGTTCCGCGTCGTGGCCGAGGAACTCGATTCCAACGCGTGGACCTACAGCCTGCGCGAGGGCGGCTTCGACACGGTCGAAGAAGCCCTCCAGTGGTGCGACGACCGTCTCAGCGGCACGGCAGGACCGCTCCCACCCGTCAGGCCGGCCACGTCATTCGCCCGGACCGCTCCCGCACCGAAGTCACCTGCTCCACACCCGCCGGCCCGATCACGCTGAGCCTCAAAGCGACCGTGCGCGGCGAAACATAGCCGACGATCGCCGGTTGGCCAAACCGGCGATTCTCCGGACTCTTATATGGCTGCCGGGACGACAGATCTGGCCGCCGCTCCACGCATTCCCCCCTTCCGTAAGGAGGTGTATTTCGCATGCGCTCAACCCGAATTGCGGTATCTGCCGCGATGCTCGGCGTTCTCGCCCTGTCGGTTGCCTCGACTGCGGCGGCTACGGCCGCCCCAGCTTCTGCGGCGAGTAGTTCCCAGGTCGCCCGGCCATGTGACCGGCCTGGTCCGTGGGTGATCGACACGAAGGCCGTGACCATCCGCTCGAAGGCGTCGTCGAAGTCGACCTCCGTCGGGATTCTGTACCGCGGCCACAAGTTCACCGTCCACAAGACCCAAGGCAACTGGCACTACATCACCGACGCGACCACCGGTGAAAGGGGCTGGGTTTCCGGCACCTACGTCTGCCGGCAGGTCTACATGTGCCTCGACTGATTTAGCTGCCTCCGCCTGCCCCACCTCTCTCCCTCCCTTCAACTGTTAGGAAATCTCCTTGCGCCTTTCCCGCATTGCCGCTGCCGCAGCTGTGACCGCGGCCATCGCCCTGCCCGCCGTCACCGCTCCGGCCGCCAACGCCGCAGCCCCGGCGTCTTTCGCTGCCTCTGCCTCGTGTGACAAGTCCGGGCCGTACAAGGTCCACGCCAGCGCCGTGACCATCCGATCCAAGGCGTCGTCGAAGTCGACCGCCGTCGGGGTTCTCTACAAGAGCCACAAGTTCACCGTCCACAAGGTGACCAAGTCCGGCTGGTGGGTCTACATCACGGACAAGAAGACCGGCGTAAAGGGCTGGGTCTCCGGCGTCTACGTCTACCCGACCGTCTACACCTGCCTCCACTAAAAGGCCACACCACGCCGCGCCATCAATGGCTATCGGCGACCTCTCACGGAACCGCCGCAGATGAAAGGAGTCCGTTGTGCTTGACGGCGTAGACGACGTCATGGGCGTCATCACCGAGCATATCGAAGCCCGCTTCGATATGAACCTCGCGGAACTGCAGAAGGCTGTCACCGCGGCTCCGCACGCGAACCGTGAGGCCACAGAGGTCGTCCGCTGGCACGGCATGCTCGCAGAGTCCCAGAAAGCACTGGAAAGGGCTGAGGACGAACTCGTTGCCGTGCTCGAAACCCAGCCGATTGAACTCGACGATCGAGCTATGGCAATGGCTCACCGAGTGAATATGGCCGTGACCGCGAGGAACGGGCGAGCCATGGTCGTGCAGTGGCTCCTCGACCCCACCGCGTACGGAAAGCAGGGCCTGGCCGCGGAACGGCTGGCCCGGCTCAGCCGCGGGGCCCGGCAGGGCCCGGCCGTGCAGACCAGCGCGCCATTCCGGCCAGCGACTGCACCGGAACCGGCATCGGGACGAAGGTTCCTGCGGTGAGCGTCCGACTCAAGCCCAGCACCCTGGACGGCCGGCTGGAGCAGGTCTTCGACGCCGTCATCGCCGACCTGTACGCGACAGCCGCCAGTCCGGACGCCCCCGCCGCGGTGACCCGCGCCATGGAGCTGCGTTCGTTCCTCGCCCTGGCCGAGGAACAGGTCATCCGTGTCCGCGACCGAGTCCACCACGCCATGGCGGCCGAGCGCGACATGGACGAGCTGTCCGCGGGTGACCTGCGGTTTGACGCGCAGTGGCTGGAGGCCGCGCTCGATGCCCGCAACGGCTATCGAGCCGCGCTTGATGACCTGCTGCGCACCATGCCGACTGCTGTCCAGCAACCCCGGCCCGTCCGCATGGCACAACCGGTGGCCACCACCACCCTCCCCACCGCCGCCCCGGCACCGCAGCGTGCCGGGGCGGCCCGGGCCCGACCGTGAAAGCCCCCGATTGCCTGACCACATCACGTCACCCGAGATAGCGGGACAGATCCAGGACCTGTACGGCGCACCGCTGGCCGACCTGGAGGCATACAGCCAGGACCAGCCGCCCGGCATGCTCGCCGCCCTTCTCGGCATGCACTGCGACCTCGCCGTCGCCGAGCAGAGCATCACCGTCCACCGCGACCGCCTCGCCCAACTCGTCCACCCGGATCGGCAGATAGGCGGACCTGAGGTGTCGCACGTTCTCGACTGCGCCCGACGGCTCGCCGAAGCAGTCGCTGTGCGCGACCTCCAGGCCAAGACGGCTTGCGCCGTCCTCAGGAGCCTCGGTCGCGTCACCCCGACCCCGGGGCGCGCCGCCTCACCCGAGCCGGCACCCGCCCCCGTGCCAGCCCTGCCCGCTTCACCCGTCCCGACCGCGAGCACTGCTCCAAGCCGCTGACCCACGGGCTCCGTTCACTCACCCAGGAAGTTCCTCCATTGGCTACCACCGGTCTGCCCTCCGACACCGGCGCCGATATCGCCCGCGTCTCCGAGGCCCTGGCCATGATCACTCCGCGATGGCACGTGCGGATCCTGCTGGCGCTGGGCCGTCCGCTGCGCTACAGCGAAGTCGCGGACAAGGTTGCCTGGCTGCAAAACGGCCAGCTCCATCCCCGGCTTCAGTCCCTGTGCGAAGCCGGCCTCGTCCAGCGCACCGAGCACACCCCGCGGCACGTCACCTACGGCCACACCGATCGCGGCGCCGCCCTGCTGCCGGTACTGCCGCTGATCGTCACCTGGGCGGAGGAACATCTGGAGAAGGCAGACCGGCCGCTGCCCGCGATCGAGCAGATCGAGGACAGCCTCACCCTCCTCACCCGGCGCCACGCCGCCGCGATCCTGTGGGTACTGAAGTCCCGCGGGCAGACCGGCGGTCGGACCCTGGCCAAGATGGTCATGCCCGACAGCGACTGGACCAACGTCTACCCGCCCCTGCGGCAGCTCGTGGCTGACGGCTTGGTCGACACCGCCGGCATCGGGAAGCCCTACCGCCTGTCCGATGCCGGCGACGCTCTCGGGCCTGTCTTCGGCGCTCTGTCCGCGTGGTCGGCCGGGCAGCCCCTCACCCAGGCCGCCCGGCACCCGCTCTGGGGACGCCCGGACACCGCGCCCGCTCCGAAGACCTGGGTCAGCAACCAGTCGCGGCTACCAGCCCCAACCACCACGCCCGCACCCAGCACGAACGACCAGATCTCCTCACTGACGTGGCAGCACCGCGACCTGTTCTCCCATGCCACACCCGCTCGTTCGGGGGCAGCACTCGCGGCGGGAGGGCCGCGCCGATGAACAGCTCCCCCTCCACGGCCACCATGCCGGATGCCTGCTCGGCGCTTTCCTATCCGGCCCTGATCCGCCTGATCGCCGAGATCGACGACAACGGACCCATACCCCTGCGCCGACTGGCCGGCACCCTCGCTGATCTCTCCGAGAACCGCCTTCGCAGGGCCACCGATCTGGCCCGCGACCTCGGCCTCGTCCACGTCCGGCCTGAAGGCCGCCTCGGACTGACCACATCCGGATCGGAGTTGGCGGACCTCTACGACGCGACAGCACGGTGGGCCCGCCGCCACTCCTATCCGAGCACCACCTCCGACTTCA is a genomic window of Streptomyces sp. Edi2 containing:
- a CDS encoding SH3 domain-containing protein → MLGVLALSVASTAAATAAPASAASSSQVARPCDRPGPWVIDTKAVTIRSKASSKSTSVGILYRGHKFTVHKTQGNWHYITDATTGERGWVSGTYVCRQVYMCLD
- a CDS encoding SH3 domain-containing protein, which produces MRLSRIAAAAAVTAAIALPAVTAPAANAAAPASFAASASCDKSGPYKVHASAVTIRSKASSKSTAVGVLYKSHKFTVHKVTKSGWWVYITDKKTGVKGWVSGVYVYPTVYTCLH
- a CDS encoding winged helix-turn-helix transcriptional regulator, which encodes MATTGLPSDTGADIARVSEALAMITPRWHVRILLALGRPLRYSEVADKVAWLQNGQLHPRLQSLCEAGLVQRTEHTPRHVTYGHTDRGAALLPVLPLIVTWAEEHLEKADRPLPAIEQIEDSLTLLTRRHAAAILWVLKSRGQTGGRTLAKMVMPDSDWTNVYPPLRQLVADGLVDTAGIGKPYRLSDAGDALGPVFGALSAWSAGQPLTQAARHPLWGRPDTAPAPKTWVSNQSRLPAPTTTPAPSTNDQISSLTWQHRDLFSHATPARSGAALAAGGPRR